A window from Aliamphritea hakodatensis encodes these proteins:
- a CDS encoding ATP-binding protein — MSKPQFPLVTAIWISITVLMLGLSVRSSYSLLQKRLNNNTQYVYSSVYEKTYINEILLQNFTALVSANPRDFVTIRSYANEMHKRYPQIMRLQIQQQAPSPPPEQTVSGPFEPLFGQPDLSREVLANTNFPLTFIEPLTADTRYLMGHNLEDDPALSETLSFAQRYHQPVSSAPFRGENTAQVYALFLAFYDRNAAPNAQNLYIASIIVNIASLLPNANFMNEGARAQIISEHDIILDERTATENTGLGSDLLPPLKDTRTINRFGQSFKLYITQKVSLQDLNPGLLLAILFCSAGGYALLLAYLRQRVRSASQHAQLYEKLKKERQQLELRIHMRTQELRDQLIENRRLTHQVLAVQEKERRSLSRELHDELGQSLTAIRTDAKILKRIHPEENNIVHQTADSIDAIAQNIYDVTYGLMRTLRPTALDDLGLMDALQECIANNRFAEHNIHLHTDFRGALNEMSEDYNITLFRLTQESFSNILKYAHAKNVRIELHRLEKGQRGDISGDRLELLISDDGVGFDVESQAFKSGFGLIGMRERVRALGGTFSVRQNHDRGTRITAVIPIVGNHNPQPDSLTLSR, encoded by the coding sequence ATGTCAAAACCGCAGTTTCCGCTAGTGACCGCGATCTGGATCAGCATCACGGTTTTAATGCTCGGACTGTCCGTCAGGTCGAGTTATTCCCTGCTGCAAAAACGGCTGAACAATAATACTCAGTACGTCTATTCCTCTGTCTACGAAAAAACCTACATTAACGAAATTCTGTTGCAAAACTTCACCGCGCTGGTCAGCGCTAACCCGCGGGATTTTGTCACCATCCGCAGCTATGCCAATGAAATGCACAAACGCTACCCGCAGATTATGCGGCTTCAGATTCAGCAACAGGCCCCCTCCCCACCACCGGAACAAACAGTTTCCGGCCCGTTTGAGCCCCTGTTTGGTCAGCCGGATCTGAGCCGGGAAGTACTGGCCAATACCAATTTCCCCCTGACATTTATCGAGCCACTGACAGCCGATACCCGTTACCTTATGGGCCATAATCTGGAGGATGATCCGGCCCTCAGTGAAACCCTGAGCTTTGCTCAGCGCTACCACCAACCAGTGTCTTCCGCACCGTTCAGAGGCGAGAACACCGCTCAGGTTTATGCACTGTTTCTCGCATTTTACGACCGTAATGCAGCGCCTAACGCCCAAAATCTGTATATCGCCTCAATCATTGTCAACATTGCCAGCCTGCTGCCCAATGCAAACTTTATGAACGAAGGTGCACGGGCACAGATCATCAGCGAGCACGATATCATTCTGGATGAACGTACTGCCACCGAGAATACCGGTCTGGGAAGCGATCTGTTACCGCCCCTTAAAGATACCCGGACAATTAACCGCTTCGGCCAGTCGTTTAAGCTCTATATCACTCAGAAAGTCAGCCTGCAGGACCTTAATCCCGGCCTGTTACTGGCCATCTTATTCTGCTCAGCCGGCGGTTATGCCCTGCTGCTTGCGTACCTGCGTCAGCGGGTCAGATCCGCCAGTCAGCATGCCCAACTATATGAAAAACTGAAGAAAGAACGCCAGCAACTGGAGCTGCGCATCCATATGCGTACCCAGGAATTACGCGACCAGTTGATAGAAAACCGACGCCTTACCCATCAGGTACTGGCGGTTCAGGAAAAAGAGCGGCGCAGCTTATCCCGTGAACTGCATGATGAACTTGGCCAGTCTCTGACCGCCATCCGCACCGATGCAAAAATCCTCAAACGGATACACCCTGAAGAAAACAACATTGTTCACCAGACCGCCGATTCAATCGATGCCATTGCGCAGAACATTTACGATGTCACCTACGGTCTGATGCGCACCCTGCGGCCGACAGCACTGGACGATCTGGGGTTAATGGATGCCTTACAGGAATGTATCGCCAACAACCGCTTTGCTGAACACAACATCCACTTACACACGGATTTCAGGGGCGCGCTGAATGAGATGTCGGAAGATTACAACATCACCCTGTTCCGCCTGACCCAGGAATCGTTCAGCAATATTCTCAAATACGCCCACGCAAAGAATGTCCGGATCGAATTACACCGGCTGGAAAAAGGTCAGCGTGGTGACATCAGCGGAGACCGTCTGGAACTGCTGATCAGCGATGACGGCGTAGGCTTTGATGTGGAAAGCCAGGCCTTTAAAAGCGGCTTCGGCCTGATCGGCATGCGGGAACGGGTCCGGGCGCTGGGCGGCACGTTCAGTGTCCGTCAGAACCATGACCGGGGTACCCGCATCACCGCCGTGATTCCGATTGTCGGCAATCATAACCCGCAACCGGACAGCCTGACCCTGAGCCGGTAA
- a CDS encoding superoxide dismutase: MSFELPALPYAKDALEPHISSETLDFHHGKHHNTYVVKLNGLVPGSEFEGKSLEEIITSAPAGGVFNNAAQIWNHTFYWNSLSPNGGGEPTGAIADAINAKWGSFAAFQEEFNDKAVNNFGSSWTWLVKNADGSLEIVNTSNAGTPMTSGQTALLTVDLWEHAYYIDFRNVRPEYLKAFWALVNWDFANQNLAG; encoded by the coding sequence ATGAGCTTTGAATTACCGGCCCTGCCATACGCTAAAGATGCCCTGGAACCACACATTTCTTCTGAAACTCTGGACTTCCACCACGGCAAACACCACAACACTTACGTTGTAAAACTGAACGGCCTGGTACCAGGTTCTGAGTTTGAAGGTAAGTCTCTGGAAGAGATCATCACTTCTGCACCAGCTGGCGGTGTTTTCAACAACGCAGCGCAGATCTGGAACCACACGTTCTACTGGAACAGCCTGTCTCCAAACGGTGGTGGCGAGCCTACCGGCGCAATTGCTGATGCAATCAACGCTAAATGGGGTTCTTTCGCTGCATTCCAGGAAGAGTTCAACGACAAAGCTGTTAACAACTTCGGTTCAAGCTGGACCTGGCTGGTTAAAAACGCTGACGGTTCTCTGGAAATAGTTAACACCAGCAACGCCGGCACGCCAATGACCAGCGGCCAGACTGCCCTGCTGACGGTTGACCTGTGGGAGCACGCTTACTACATCGACTTCCGCAATGTACGTCCTGAATACCTGAAAGCCTTCTGGGCGCTGGTAAACTGGGACTTCGCCAACCAGAACCTGGCTGGCTGA
- a CDS encoding ABC transporter substrate-binding protein, whose protein sequence is MRIITRYCIALTLLISSTLSAAEAFTAANPAQVYMVVWRGCEEACEGFKQYIADNRLPVELTIRDAAKNKARLPGFIEEARQLQPDLVVTWGTSVSKAIIGPASGADAQQYLQGIPLLFMIVADPVGAGIIKSYTDSGRPLVTGIRNRVPEQVQLSVLQDYLDAKRIGVIYSGNEANSVLNTRKLESLAQDMNFELISQTYALGPDGQPVPDQLDSIMAELKSAGADAVYVGSSSYNRQHRDEFTQAANRHGLPVASAYDVMVTRSDGLIAVANRYYNVGRLAANQAEKVLFGQQTPGDLPIASLNRYSIFINMQVARQLELYPPIQLLKIAELVNVD, encoded by the coding sequence ATGCGCATAATTACCCGTTACTGCATCGCCCTGACGCTGTTAATCAGCAGTACGCTGAGTGCAGCGGAAGCTTTCACTGCCGCTAATCCGGCGCAGGTCTATATGGTGGTCTGGCGGGGCTGTGAAGAAGCCTGCGAGGGCTTTAAACAGTACATCGCTGACAACCGGCTCCCCGTGGAGCTGACCATCCGCGATGCAGCTAAAAATAAAGCCCGCCTGCCCGGCTTTATAGAAGAAGCCCGGCAATTGCAGCCGGACCTGGTAGTCACCTGGGGAACCAGCGTATCCAAAGCCATTATTGGCCCGGCCAGCGGGGCGGATGCACAGCAATATCTGCAGGGCATTCCGTTGCTGTTTATGATTGTCGCCGATCCGGTGGGTGCCGGCATTATCAAGTCTTATACGGACAGCGGCCGTCCGCTGGTTACCGGTATCCGCAACCGGGTTCCGGAGCAAGTACAGCTGAGTGTGCTGCAGGATTATCTGGACGCGAAACGTATCGGTGTGATCTATTCCGGCAACGAAGCCAACTCCGTGCTGAATACCCGCAAGCTGGAAAGTCTCGCCCAAGACATGAACTTCGAACTGATCAGCCAGACCTATGCGCTGGGCCCCGACGGCCAGCCCGTGCCTGATCAGCTGGACAGCATCATGGCGGAGCTCAAGTCCGCCGGTGCCGACGCGGTGTATGTAGGCTCCAGTTCTTATAACCGGCAGCACCGCGATGAGTTTACTCAGGCCGCCAACCGCCATGGTTTACCCGTTGCCAGCGCCTACGATGTGATGGTGACCCGCTCTGACGGTCTGATCGCGGTTGCCAACCGTTATTACAATGTGGGACGGCTGGCGGCCAACCAGGCCGAAAAAGTACTCTTTGGTCAGCAAACACCCGGCGACCTGCCAATTGCTTCTCTTAACCGTTATTCCATTTTTATCAACATGCAGGTGGCCCGCCAGCTTGAGCTGTACCCGCCGATTCAGTTGTTAAAAATTGCCGAGCTGGTGAATGTCGATTAA
- a CDS encoding MFS transporter: protein MSNTTQGLATFVNRRLFIITLISTFLASLISAVYALTEFNMALKPQLLQKANLIAEEVQNDVRLAVGVGIPFGQINGLDEYLEDLSQKYSELTYIAVSNTAGDIIYQGGDISQLVQPLSSHKTLFTTSDTVVPPVESLLSGSADFFRMLLSGSDSQSMEGYYLPLTQQEVRYGSVHIGLNDGYIRSQLTNVFFDLAIVLIAVLLVSFELMMVLVMFYVSGPLQHSEKLLTRQAEGDFSVQQNQQQKGIIGFFVNRMNQDSRAIQNNFQQVYDRAIEQKDEPGTVEKLRQLAKRFSLQKVFTESRGSIIDARIPLFVFSFAEELQKSFMPLFVAEYYQPNSWISRDIMIGLPISVFMGVIAIITPFAGRWTDRYGCKRIFMVGLIPAICGYLICAFANSAEAIIAGRGVTAAGYAVITISCQGYMAALLTKENRAKGMAVFVGVLMTASMCGTALGGIIADRIGYQPVFVLAAMLALVAGALAWVMLCSEVGCNEKPANTDKAAAAAPEQARGPKALIRNYRFVGIILFCAIPAKIILTGFLYYFVPVYLITLDATQAEIGRIMMIYALIIIFLGPTASHIADRSKHMIDLVVFGTVLSGAILLLLNGDADVLTVLISVILMGMAHAIIKAPLIAAALEAAEYTPDVGRTTVLSVLRTCERIGSVIGPLLVAALLVFYDYGAAMAIIGVGIIGIGCFTGVYFRRMRRREAKACA, encoded by the coding sequence ATGAGCAATACCACCCAGGGGCTGGCAACTTTCGTTAACCGCCGGCTGTTTATTATTACGCTGATAAGCACCTTTCTGGCATCGCTGATCAGTGCGGTCTACGCCCTCACTGAGTTCAACATGGCGCTCAAGCCACAGTTACTGCAGAAGGCCAACCTGATTGCTGAAGAGGTTCAGAATGATGTGCGTCTGGCGGTCGGGGTGGGCATTCCGTTCGGACAGATCAACGGACTGGATGAATACCTTGAAGACCTCAGCCAGAAATATTCTGAACTGACCTATATCGCCGTGAGTAACACCGCGGGGGATATCATCTATCAGGGCGGGGATATCAGCCAGCTGGTACAGCCGCTGTCGTCCCATAAAACCCTGTTTACAACCTCCGACACGGTCGTTCCGCCGGTAGAAAGCCTGCTCAGCGGCAGCGCTGATTTTTTCCGCATGCTGCTGTCCGGCAGTGACAGTCAGTCAATGGAGGGGTATTACCTGCCCCTGACCCAGCAGGAAGTTCGCTATGGTTCCGTGCATATCGGCCTCAATGACGGTTATATCCGCAGCCAGCTGACCAATGTATTTTTCGATCTGGCCATTGTACTGATCGCCGTATTGCTGGTGTCTTTCGAACTGATGATGGTACTGGTGATGTTTTATGTTTCCGGGCCATTACAGCATTCGGAAAAACTCCTCACCCGTCAGGCTGAAGGTGACTTTTCCGTACAGCAGAACCAGCAGCAAAAAGGCATTATCGGCTTCTTTGTGAACCGGATGAATCAGGATTCCCGGGCCATTCAGAATAATTTTCAACAGGTTTATGACCGTGCCATTGAACAGAAAGACGAACCCGGCACCGTCGAGAAACTGCGTCAGTTAGCAAAACGTTTCAGCCTGCAGAAAGTCTTTACCGAAAGCCGCGGCAGCATCATCGATGCCCGGATTCCGCTGTTTGTGTTCTCCTTCGCGGAAGAACTGCAAAAATCATTTATGCCCTTATTTGTCGCGGAATATTACCAGCCGAACAGCTGGATCAGCCGGGATATCATGATCGGCCTGCCGATCTCCGTATTCATGGGTGTCATCGCCATCATCACCCCCTTTGCCGGCCGCTGGACCGACCGCTACGGCTGCAAACGGATCTTTATGGTTGGTCTGATTCCGGCCATCTGCGGGTATCTGATTTGTGCCTTTGCCAACAGTGCTGAAGCTATCATCGCCGGACGGGGTGTCACTGCCGCCGGTTATGCGGTAATTACCATCAGTTGTCAGGGGTATATGGCAGCCCTGCTGACCAAGGAAAACCGCGCCAAAGGCATGGCGGTATTTGTCGGTGTCCTGATGACTGCTTCTATGTGCGGTACCGCGCTGGGTGGCATCATCGCCGACCGGATCGGCTACCAGCCGGTGTTCGTTCTGGCGGCAATGCTGGCGCTGGTCGCCGGTGCACTGGCCTGGGTAATGCTCTGCTCTGAAGTGGGCTGCAACGAGAAACCGGCCAATACAGACAAAGCAGCGGCGGCAGCACCGGAACAGGCCCGCGGCCCGAAAGCTTTGATCCGTAACTACCGCTTTGTGGGCATCATTCTGTTCTGTGCCATTCCGGCAAAAATCATCCTCACCGGCTTCCTCTACTATTTCGTCCCGGTGTACCTGATCACACTGGATGCCACCCAGGCTGAAATCGGCCGGATCATGATGATTTACGCACTGATTATTATCTTCCTCGGCCCCACCGCTTCACACATTGCCGACCGCAGTAAACACATGATTGATCTGGTGGTATTCGGCACCGTGCTTTCCGGTGCAATCTTACTGTTACTCAACGGCGATGCGGATGTTCTGACCGTTCTGATCTCGGTCATTCTGATGGGTATGGCGCATGCCATTATCAAAGCACCGCTGATTGCCGCCGCGCTGGAAGCGGCCGAATATACGCCGGATGTCGGCCGTACCACAGTGTTGAGTGTTCTGCGCACCTGCGAACGGATCGGCAGCGTCATCGGTCCGCTGTTAGTCGCCGCCCTGCTGGTGTTTTACGATTATGGTGCCGCGATGGCCATTATCGGTGTCGGCATTATCGGCATCGGCTGTTTTACCGGGGTTTATTTCCGGCGGATGCGCCGCAGGGAGGCCAAAGCATGCGCATAA
- a CDS encoding type VI secretion system Vgr family protein, whose amino-acid sequence MPRFTISAIIEDEGEHTMAVLSDPQSSNLVVTDHQGNGYAATQLKCHNGLSVLSKVEADLLSLETDPSAWLGEVFTCELFQHPGSDRTALRTFKGVVTAVELLNADNQRQPGFRIVMEPWLALLAYSSKRRVFQNMTTQAIVSEIFDELGFKGQYKIDSMPSAKREYCLQLDETDLAFVRRLLAEEGVHFCFGKDADSNTLILHDAAKPFDKSDKVTLDDASAPSGDYDVVTNWSPAFRFHNSSIKLGNYDYNQSKLVSSSAKSSKFKLAGNSKITESRYPADSVTGQMDDLSSALVECYRAQRDTEYQLIKANTQNTDLCSGTYLQLAAHKDSAQQDDYLLVNVTYLVSVERNNSLSLQADFSCVPQGHLHYPQGLPKPQVQGLQSAVVAGKEEGEPACDDQGRIRIQFHWDEEAEGDKTSCWVRVAQAMAGSSYGCQFIPRAGQEVIISFLNGDPDQPVVTASLFNSQNKPPYPQANTTQSGIKTQLKGESNELRFDDKADNEQLYLHAAKDMLVEVLNNAEEKVTAEKKVSVEKDISVTGEANYSLTTKENIQLESDKEYSLQAKDAISGTSKKIEFSADDTLELIVGSSKISMSSSKIEIKSPEISISGDSKVNIKTAQLAAEGSASVDIKSSANMNLKAGAQLNAEGLMATLKGSVSAEVNGAAEAKLTASGMATVKGGIVMVN is encoded by the coding sequence GTGCCACGGTTTACTATCTCAGCAATCATTGAAGATGAAGGGGAACACACGATGGCTGTGTTAAGCGATCCGCAAAGCAGTAATCTGGTTGTCACCGACCATCAAGGTAACGGTTATGCTGCAACACAGTTGAAATGCCACAACGGCCTTTCAGTGTTAAGTAAGGTTGAGGCGGATCTGCTGAGCCTGGAAACCGATCCTTCAGCCTGGCTGGGAGAGGTATTCACCTGTGAACTGTTCCAGCATCCGGGCAGCGACCGCACCGCCCTGCGTACCTTTAAAGGGGTGGTGACTGCCGTTGAATTACTGAATGCCGATAACCAGCGGCAACCGGGTTTTCGGATTGTGATGGAACCCTGGCTGGCGTTACTGGCTTACAGCAGCAAACGCCGGGTATTTCAGAATATGACGACCCAGGCGATTGTCAGTGAGATCTTTGATGAACTGGGCTTTAAGGGCCAGTATAAAATTGATTCGATGCCTTCTGCGAAGCGTGAATACTGCCTGCAGCTTGATGAAACCGATCTGGCCTTTGTCCGTCGCCTGCTGGCTGAAGAAGGGGTGCATTTCTGTTTCGGTAAAGATGCCGATTCCAATACCCTGATACTGCATGATGCCGCCAAACCGTTTGATAAGAGCGACAAAGTGACGCTGGATGATGCCAGCGCCCCCAGCGGCGATTACGATGTGGTGACGAACTGGTCCCCGGCGTTCAGGTTCCATAACAGCAGTATCAAACTGGGCAATTACGACTATAACCAGAGCAAACTGGTCAGCAGCAGCGCCAAAAGCAGTAAGTTTAAGCTGGCGGGTAACAGCAAAATTACTGAATCACGCTACCCGGCGGACAGTGTCACCGGGCAGATGGATGATCTGAGCAGCGCGCTGGTGGAATGCTACCGGGCCCAGCGGGATACTGAATATCAGCTGATAAAGGCCAATACTCAGAACACAGACCTGTGCAGCGGTACCTACCTGCAGCTGGCCGCACATAAGGACAGCGCTCAGCAGGATGACTATTTGCTGGTGAATGTGACCTATCTGGTCAGCGTTGAACGTAATAACAGCCTGAGTTTGCAAGCGGACTTCAGTTGCGTACCGCAAGGGCATCTGCACTACCCGCAGGGGTTGCCGAAGCCGCAGGTACAGGGGTTACAGAGTGCTGTCGTTGCCGGTAAAGAAGAAGGCGAGCCGGCCTGCGATGATCAGGGTCGGATCCGGATACAGTTCCACTGGGATGAAGAGGCCGAAGGGGATAAAACCAGCTGCTGGGTGCGGGTTGCTCAGGCAATGGCGGGCAGCAGCTATGGTTGCCAGTTCATTCCCCGGGCCGGACAGGAAGTGATTATCAGCTTTCTGAACGGTGATCCGGATCAGCCGGTGGTCACTGCCAGCCTGTTTAACAGCCAGAATAAGCCGCCTTATCCACAGGCCAATACCACCCAGTCCGGGATTAAAACCCAGCTGAAGGGTGAATCCAATGAGCTGCGCTTCGATGATAAAGCGGATAACGAACAGCTCTACCTGCATGCCGCCAAAGACATGCTGGTGGAAGTGCTGAATAACGCGGAAGAGAAAGTCACCGCAGAGAAGAAAGTCAGCGTTGAAAAAGATATCAGCGTTACCGGCGAAGCGAATTACAGCCTGACCACCAAAGAGAATATCCAACTGGAATCAGACAAGGAATATTCCCTGCAGGCGAAAGATGCGATCAGCGGGACTTCCAAGAAGATTGAATTCAGCGCTGACGATACGCTGGAACTGATCGTGGGCAGCAGCAAGATTTCCATGAGCAGCTCCAAAATTGAAATTAAGAGTCCGGAAATCAGTATCAGCGGTGATTCTAAGGTGAACATTAAAACCGCGCAGCTGGCGGCGGAAGGTTCAGCGTCGGTAGACATAAAGTCATCCGCCAACATGAACCTGAAAGCCGGTGCGCAGCTGAACGCAGAAGGTCTGATGGCCACGCTGAAAGGTTCGGTATCCGCGGAAGTAAACGGGGCCGCAGAGGCGAAATTAACAGCATCAGGAATGGCGACCGTGAAAGGCGGCATCGTAATGGTTAACTGA
- a CDS encoding DUF6931 family protein: MLKKIPYASCQPILQRYEPADEAKALEQESPQTLIESLQDQQLYIELMTFFCHALPMRETLWLACQALKIRSKHWSDDENLAIEDCLRWFKEPDEASRRLAEQHVQKLELKCAPGWLAQAVFWNGSGSIAALDQPQVLPPEFLYAKAAAGAINMAAALPEWDKADAYNGRVTELALKLARGER; encoded by the coding sequence ATGTTGAAGAAAATCCCCTATGCAAGCTGTCAGCCAATTTTGCAGCGTTATGAACCTGCAGATGAAGCAAAAGCGCTGGAACAGGAAAGCCCGCAAACCCTGATAGAAAGCCTGCAGGACCAGCAGCTTTATATCGAACTGATGACGTTTTTCTGCCATGCCCTGCCGATGCGTGAAACCCTCTGGCTGGCCTGTCAGGCGCTGAAGATTCGCAGCAAACACTGGAGCGATGATGAGAATCTGGCCATTGAAGACTGCCTGCGCTGGTTTAAAGAACCGGATGAAGCCAGCCGCCGTCTGGCGGAACAGCATGTGCAGAAGCTGGAGCTGAAATGTGCGCCGGGCTGGCTGGCCCAGGCGGTATTCTGGAATGGCAGTGGCAGCATTGCGGCGCTTGATCAGCCACAGGTGTTACCGCCGGAATTTCTCTACGCCAAAGCAGCGGCCGGGGCGATTAATATGGCAGCAGCATTGCCTGAATGGGATAAAGCAGACGCGTATAACGGCCGGGTGACCGAGCTGGCGCTGAAACTGGCCCGGGGTGAGCGCTGA